The following proteins come from a genomic window of Salvia hispanica cultivar TCC Black 2014 chromosome 4, UniMelb_Shisp_WGS_1.0, whole genome shotgun sequence:
- the LOC125222005 gene encoding 3-hydroxy-3-methylglutaryl coenzyme A reductase 1-like, which produces MDIRRRPPKPSQPPPPLQSASAVDHHPSSPKASDALPLPLYLTNGIFFTLFFSVAYFLLHRWGDKIRNSTPLHILTFSEIAAILCLIASFIYLLCFFGIDFVQSFISKPEEHQQFILHGDRTPIAAGDEEIVDGVVSGEIPLYSLESRLGDCLRAARIRREAVQRLVGRGLEGLPVEGFDYDSILGQCCEMPVGYVQIPVGIAGPLLLNGGEYSVPMATTEGCLVASTNRGCKAIYASGGATCVLLRDAMTRAPVVRFSSAKRAAELKFFLEDPLHFDALSVVFNKSSRFARLQNIQCAIAGKNLYIRFSCSTGDAMGMNMVSKGVQNVLDFLQNDFPDMDVIGISGNYCSDKKPSAVNWIEGRGKSVVCEAVITGDVVSKVLKTTVPSLVELNMLKNLTGSAVAGALGGFNAHAANIVSAIFIATGQDPAQNIESSHCITMMEAINGGKDLHISVTMPSIEVGTVGGGTQLASQSACLNLLGVKGANKESPGSNARLLATIVAGAVLAGELSLMSAISAGQLVKSHMKYNRSSRDIAKIGS; this is translated from the exons ATGGACATCCGCCGGAGGCCACCTAAGCCTTCCCAGCCTCCTCCTCCACTCCAATCGGCCTCCGCCGTCGATCACCACCCCTCATCCCCAAAAGCCTCCGATGCCCTACCATTGCCCCTCTACCTCACCAACGGAATCTTCTTCACGCTCTTCTTCTCCGTCGCCTACTTCCTCCTCCACCGCTGGGGCGATAAGATCCGCAATTCCACGCCGCTGCACATCCTCACCTTCTCCGAGATCGCCGCGATTTTATGCCTAATCGCCTCCTTCATCTACCTCCTCTGCTTCTTCGGAATCGACTTCGTGCAATCGTTCATCTCGAAGCCGGAGGAGCACCAGCAGTTCATCCTCCACGGGGATCGGACGCCGATTGCGGCGGGGGATGAGGAGATCGTAGACGGCGTCGTTTCCGGTGAAATCCCCTTGTATTCGCTTGAATCCAGGCTGGGGGACTGCCTTAGGGCGGCGAGGATACGGCGGGAGGCGGTGCAGAGGCTGGTGGGGAGGGGATTGGAAGGGCTGCCCGTGGAAGGATTCGATTACGACTCGATTCTAGGGCAATGCTGCGAGATGCCGGTGGGATACGTGCAGATTCCGGTGGGGATCGCGGGGCCGCTGCTGCTCAACGGCGGCGAGTACTCGGTGCCGATGGCGACGACGGAGGGGTGCCTCGTTGCGAGCACGAACAGGGGATGCAAGGCGATCTACGCCTCCGGAGGCGCGACGTGCGTGCTGCTGCGGGACGCCATGACTAGAGCTCCGGTGGTGAGGTTCTCGTCGGCGAAGAGAGCGGCGGAGCTGAAGTTCTTCCTCGAAGATCCTCTCCATTTTGATGCGCTGTCGGTCGTTTTCAACAA GTCGAGTAGATTTGCGAGGCTCCAAAACATTCAATGTGCAATTGCTGGGAAGAATCTGTACATAAGATTCAGTTGCAGCACGGGTGATGCCATGGGAATGAACATGGTTTCGAAAGGGGTTCAAAATGTTTTGGACTTCCTCCAGAATGATTTCCCAGATATGGATGTCATTGGCATTTCTG GAAATTACTGTTCCGACAAAAAACCATCAGCAGTCAACTGGATCGAAGGGCGTGGTAAATCAGTTGTATGTGAGGCTGTCATCACCGGTGATGTGGTGTCGAAGGTACTGAAAACAACTGTGCCCTCCCTTGTCGAGCTCAACATGCTCAAGAACCTCACCGGTTCTGCTGTTGCCGGCGCTCTTGGTGGCTTCAACGCACATGCTGCAAACATAGTCTCTGCAATATTCATCGCCACTGGGCAGGACCCGGCTCAAAACATTGAAAGTTCCCACTGCATTACGATGATGGAGGCTATTAATGGCGGCAAGGATCTTCATATTTCAGTGACAATGCCATCCATTGAG GTTGGAACTGTCGGGGGAGGAACTCAACTAGCATCACAATCTGCTTGCCTAAACCTTCTTGGTGTAAAGGGCGCGAATAAAGAGTCTCCCGGATCAAATGCCCGGCTCCTGGCCACCATTGTCGCTGGCGCTGTCTTGGCAGGAGAGCTCTCACTAATGTCCGCCATTTCAGCAGGCCAGCTCGTCAAGAGCCACATGAAATACAACCGATCAAGCAGGGACATCGCGAAGATTGGGTCCTAA
- the LOC125223594 gene encoding uncharacterized protein LOC125223594, with translation MSGGWRRAIGNARSFVGNSMGGLRGGSSLASWAVAGTLAYFLWVRPSQQLKREQEERAALAAASDSYRYVEKRKPIPDPQETGLIYGNKSGVKKSE, from the exons ATGTCGGGCGGTTGGAGGAGAGCAATCGGTAACGCGAGGTCCTTTGTTGGAAATTCTATGGGCGGCCTCAGAGGCGGCAGCAGTTTAGCGTCGTGGGCGGTCGCTGGAACCCTAGCTTATTTCCTCTGGGTTCGGCCGTCGCAGCAGCTCAAAAGAGAGCAAGAG GAACGAGCTGCGTTGGCGGCGGCGTCAGATTCTTACCGGTATGTTGAGAAGAGGAAACCGATTCCAGATCCTCAG GAAACCGGATTGATTTACGGGAACAAAAGTGGAGTGAAAAAATCTGAGTGA